The genome window ATTTTGCTTGGAATCCGAGCCACCATCATGATGTTAACAACCGAGTTTGGTGTCACAAACCGGCGCATCATTGCAAAAAGCGGGTTCATTCGCCGGCAAACAATTGAAATTTTCTTGTCAAAGATTGAAAGCGTGTCGGTTTACCAAAGCATCCTGGGACGTATTTTTAACTATGGAACAGTCACTGTAATCGGAACCGGTGGAACAAAAGGGAGTTTTCAAGGAATTGCCAACCCAATAGAGACGCGAAAGAAAATCTATCAAATGATTGAGATCTACACTC of Anaerolinea thermophila UNI-1 contains these proteins:
- a CDS encoding PH domain-containing protein: MSYISDNLLPNEKVFFTARVHPMIFLSPVLAFIVTVFLFILSLNEKDASVLICLFLFLLFYSILLGIRATIMMLTTEFGVTNRRIIAKSGFIRRQTIEIFLSKIESVSVYQSILGRIFNYGTVTVIGTGGTKGSFQGIANPIETRKKIYQMIEIYTQSQQEAKEKSVEA